Proteins encoded together in one Maricaulis maris window:
- a CDS encoding MaoC/PaaZ C-terminal domain-containing protein yields the protein MAAGTLAPKARHIALERRFSQADFDAFARISGDDNPIHVDPAFSARTRFGQTVAHGALLCSVLRGLVETLVPGGRQLSQNTQYPAPSLAGETLRFEAEIIAETEAGYRLALTVTRLGDSVVTCLGETEVAA from the coding sequence ATGGCGGCAGGGACGCTGGCCCCAAAGGCCCGACACATCGCGCTGGAGCGGCGCTTCAGCCAGGCCGATTTCGATGCCTTCGCGCGGATCTCCGGCGACGACAATCCGATCCATGTCGACCCGGCATTCTCGGCCCGGACCCGCTTCGGCCAGACCGTCGCCCATGGCGCGCTGCTGTGCTCGGTGCTGCGCGGACTGGTCGAGACCCTGGTGCCCGGCGGCCGCCAACTGAGCCAGAACACGCAATACCCGGCCCCCAGCCTGGCCGGCGAAACCCTTCGTTTCGAAGCCGAAATCATCGCCGAAACCGAAGCCGGCTACAGGCTGGCCCTGACCGTGACCCGGCTTGGCGACAGCGTCGTGACCTGTCTGGGCGAGACCGAGGTGGCCGCATGA
- a CDS encoding phosphate acetyltransferase, whose protein sequence is MSGPLSLGRSARTQRIFTRDDVEALHALTGAPLTSDCVPEALINGLFSYLLGVDLPGQGTNYLKQETRFLAAAALGERLTARVEITRLRPDKHLVDLATVCETADGTRIAEGRALVLARDVAGAFGAEA, encoded by the coding sequence ATGAGCGGACCGCTCTCACTCGGCCGCTCGGCCCGGACGCAGCGCATCTTTACGCGTGATGACGTCGAGGCCCTGCACGCGCTGACCGGCGCGCCGCTGACATCGGACTGCGTCCCGGAAGCGCTGATCAACGGCCTGTTCTCCTACCTCCTCGGCGTCGACCTGCCGGGTCAGGGCACCAATTATCTCAAGCAGGAGACCCGCTTTCTCGCTGCCGCAGCGCTCGGCGAGCGTTTAACGGCACGGGTCGAAATCACCCGCCTGCGCCCCGACAAACATCTGGTCGACCTCGCCACGGTCTGTGAAACCGCGGACGGCACCCGTATCGCCGAGGGCCGCGCCCTGGTCCTGGCGCGGGACGTTGCCGGCGCGTTCGGGGCCGAGGCCTGA